In a single window of the Terriglobales bacterium genome:
- a CDS encoding sigma-70 family RNA polymerase sigma factor, whose protein sequence is MSDLASAIGIPAEEASIVAELKAGSEDAYAWLIGQYHQPIYSLVYRMVNDPSDAADTVQEVFLKVFRGMKNFHGESSLKTWIYRIALHEASNRKRWWFRHKSRETSMEGPEYDSDQIHVLAPRERLVDKGDSPFDSAVHQEVRAHIEEELKHVPEPFRTTLILRDLEEMSYEEIAEITEVTLGTVKSRLTRGREALKQRLAEYIRQVGPQLGLRAPNQRETTSDHRLAAGGELEVTS, encoded by the coding sequence TTGAGTGATCTCGCAAGCGCGATTGGAATTCCGGCGGAAGAAGCCAGTATTGTGGCCGAACTAAAGGCCGGATCTGAGGACGCCTACGCCTGGCTCATCGGTCAATACCACCAGCCCATTTATAGCCTTGTGTATCGCATGGTGAACGATCCCTCGGATGCGGCGGATACGGTACAGGAAGTCTTTTTAAAGGTGTTCCGGGGCATGAAGAATTTTCACGGGGAGTCGAGCTTGAAGACCTGGATTTATCGCATCGCGCTGCACGAAGCCTCCAACCGTAAGCGTTGGTGGTTTCGGCACAAGTCGCGTGAGACCTCTATGGAAGGTCCGGAATACGACAGTGATCAGATCCACGTGTTGGCCCCGCGCGAGCGCCTAGTGGATAAGGGTGACTCGCCCTTTGACAGCGCGGTGCACCAGGAAGTTCGCGCCCATATTGAAGAAGAGCTCAAGCATGTTCCAGAGCCGTTTCGCACTACGCTGATCTTGCGCGACCTGGAAGAGATGTCGTACGAGGAAATTGCCGAGATCACTGAAGTGACATTGGGGACCGTCAAGTCCCGCCTGACGCGCGGACGCGAAGCGCTAAAGCAGCGTTTAGCGGAATACATCCGGCAAGTAGGACCACAACTTGGGTTGCGCGCGCCCAACCAGCGCGAGACCACATCCGATCATCGGTTGGCCGCCGGCGGAGAG